In Lodderomyces elongisporus chromosome 2, complete sequence, the following proteins share a genomic window:
- the FRS2 gene encoding Phenylalanyl-tRNA synthetase, beta subunit, cytoplasmic (BUSCO:EOG09261RU1): MSDLSSKILKLVDSNNGVIQNTLQAPELANIDSNTLHSALSSLWSKEMVNFTKIEQDQWVLTKEAEEYLKAGATPEVQVVDEVLKALEGLTISQLKEKLGPVGIVGQGKAFKNKWLSKDGDKLIAQVKDLPTDFVLQELETIKKTGSLDDKKELVELKKRKLINLMKIVGYKIEKGPKFALEIVNLETDITSDMIMNQSWKTAQFKPYNFNSEGVYPQSGALHPLNKVREEFRQIFFSMGFTEMPSNQYVESGFWNFDTLFVPQQHPARDLQDTFYLKDPVKAKEPEDKEYWNNVKQVHQEGKYGSIGYRYPWSADESLRMVLRTHTTAISSALLYKLAQDPKPTRLFSIDRVFRNEAVDATHLAEFHQVEGVIAGYDITLGDLIGFMDDFFGKMGVDNLRFKAAYNPYTEPSLEIFAYHKGLKKWVEIGNSGMFRPEMLETMGLPSNLRVLGWGLSLERPTMIKYGVSNIRELLGHKVSLDFIESNPAARLDELL; the protein is encoded by the coding sequence ATGTCAGATTTACTGTCAAAGATTCTTAAGTTGGTAGATTCCAATAATGGAGTTATTCAAAACACATTACAAGCACCCGAACTCGCCAACATAGATTCCAACACATTACACTCGGCATTATCTTCGCTATGGTCGAAAGAAATGGTGAACTTCACCAAGATTGAACAAGACCAATGGGTTTTGACCAAAGAGGCCGAGGAGTACCTCAAGGCCGGAGCCACCCCGGAAgtgcaagttgttgatgaagtaTTGAAGGCATTGGAAGGcttgactatatcacagtTGAAGGAAAAATTGGGACCAGTGGGAATCGTGGGCCAAGGTAAAGCCTTTAAGAATAAGTGGTTAAGCAAGGATGGAGACAAACTTATTGCACAAGTCAAAGATTTACCAACCGATTTCGTTTTGCAAGAACTTGAAACAATCAAGAAAACTGGTTCACTAGACGACAAGAAGGAACTTgtagaattgaaaaagagaaaattgatcaatttgatgaaaattGTAGGATACAAAATCGAGAAAGGACCCAAGTTTGCCCTCGAGATTGTTAATTTGGAAACAGATATCACCTCCGACATGATTATGAACCAATCTTGGAAAACAGCACAATTCAAGCCATACAACTTCAACTCGGAAGGTGTTTACCCACAATCAGGTGCATTGCATCCATTAAACAAAGTTAGAGAAGAATTTAGacaaatctttttttccatgGGCTTCACGGAAATGCCCTCTAACCAATATGTTGAATCTGGATTTTGGAACTTTGATACCTTGTTTGttccacaacaacaccCAGCAAGAGATTTGCAAGACACTTTTTACTTGAAAGATCCAGTCAAGGCCAAGGAACCTGAAGACAAGGAATACTGGAACAATGTGAAACAAGTGCACCAAGAAGGTAAATACGGCTCCATCGGTTATAGGTATCCATGGAGTGCCGACGAATCGTTGAGAATGGTTTTAAGAACTCATACTACTGCCATTTCATCAGCATTATTGTACAAATTGGCCCAAGACCCTAAACCAACAAGATTGTTCTCCATCGATAGAGTCTTTAGAAACGAAGCCGTTGATGCTACACACTTGGCCGAATTCCACCAAGTTGAAGGTGTTATTGCTGGTTACGACATCACGTTGGGTGACTTGATTGGTTTTATGGATGATTTCTTTGGCAAGATGGGCGTTGACAACTTGAGATTCAAAGCTGCTTATAACCCATACACCGAACCATCTTTGGAAATCTTTGCTTACCACAAGGGCTTAAAGAAATGGGTTGAAATTGGTAACTCGGGTATGTTTAGACCAGAAATGTTGGAAACCATGGGCTTGCCATCCAACTTGCGTGTCTTGGGTTGGGGACTTTCTTTGGAAAGACCAACCATGATCAAGTACGGCGTTTCCAATATCAGAGAGTTGTTGGGCCACAAAGTCTCTTTGGACTTTATCGAGTCTAATCCTGCTGCTAGATTGGATGAGTTGTTGTAG